A single region of the Methylocystis echinoides genome encodes:
- a CDS encoding SDR family NAD(P)-dependent oxidoreductase: MAQAKTDHVGAAIVIGVGPETGLGAALARRFAREGLRVTIAGRTPERLERVAAEIRAAGGSVSVKAADATSAEDVAALFDEAERDRALELVAYNVGANVPAPALETTPELFERLWRQNAFGGFIVGVEAVRRLAARGGGTLVFTGATASLRARPPFLAFAAAKAALRATAQGLAREFGPKGVHVAHVVVDGVIAGEYAATNFAEYARSKGADGVLAVDDVAEVYWALHRQKRSAWTHEIDLRPFKEPF; encoded by the coding sequence ATGGCGCAGGCGAAGACCGACCACGTAGGCGCGGCGATCGTGATCGGCGTCGGCCCCGAAACGGGTCTCGGCGCCGCTCTGGCGCGCCGTTTCGCCCGGGAAGGGCTGCGGGTGACGATCGCGGGCCGGACGCCCGAGCGCTTAGAGCGCGTCGCGGCCGAGATCAGGGCAGCGGGGGGATCGGTCTCGGTTAAAGCCGCCGACGCGACGAGCGCCGAAGACGTCGCGGCGCTCTTCGACGAGGCCGAGCGCGACCGTGCGCTCGAGCTTGTCGCCTACAATGTCGGCGCCAATGTCCCGGCGCCGGCGCTCGAGACCACGCCGGAACTCTTCGAGCGCCTTTGGCGGCAGAACGCCTTCGGGGGCTTCATCGTCGGCGTGGAGGCAGTGCGGCGCCTCGCGGCGCGGGGCGGGGGCACGCTCGTCTTCACGGGGGCGACGGCCTCGCTGCGCGCGCGCCCGCCGTTCCTGGCTTTCGCCGCCGCCAAGGCGGCGCTCCGGGCGACGGCGCAAGGGCTGGCGCGCGAATTTGGTCCCAAAGGCGTCCACGTCGCCCATGTCGTTGTCGACGGCGTGATCGCAGGCGAATATGCGGCGACGAATTTTGCGGAATACGCCCGCTCGAAAGGCGCCGACGGGGTTCTCGCCGTCGATGACGTCGCCGAGGTCTATTGGGCGCTGCATCGCCAGAAGCGCAGCGCCTGGACGCATGAAATAGATCTGAGGCCCTTCAAGGAGCCCTTCTGA
- a CDS encoding DUF938 domain-containing protein has protein sequence MSVNVPPDRPQIDPHPLSPYVAWAGNRNRDPILTVFKEIFPKSGVVLELASGAGNHVNYFAPHFPSLSFQPSDYDGEVFETIKKKRAEAGNSNVFDPIKIDLTAPGTWPSASDRLYDAIFVVNLFQVAPVSICDGIAQVADRVLTKDGFVAIYGPFKVDGDYTTESNAAFDQEILAPKVAEWGLKDVRDLERAANTHKIALKRIVDMPANNFMLLFGRA, from the coding sequence ATGTCCGTCAATGTGCCGCCAGACCGCCCGCAGATCGACCCGCATCCGCTCAGCCCATATGTCGCATGGGCCGGGAACCGCAACCGCGATCCAATCCTGACCGTATTCAAGGAGATTTTCCCGAAAAGCGGAGTGGTGCTGGAGCTTGCGAGCGGCGCCGGCAACCATGTCAATTATTTCGCTCCGCATTTTCCGAGCCTGTCGTTCCAGCCCTCCGACTATGACGGCGAGGTATTCGAGACGATCAAGAAAAAGCGCGCGGAAGCCGGCAATTCCAACGTGTTTGACCCAATCAAAATCGATTTGACTGCGCCCGGAACCTGGCCCTCGGCGAGCGACCGGCTCTATGACGCGATCTTCGTCGTGAACCTGTTTCAGGTTGCGCCCGTGTCGATTTGCGACGGCATTGCGCAAGTCGCCGACCGCGTGCTGACAAAGGACGGCTTCGTCGCCATTTACGGCCCGTTCAAGGTCGACGGCGATTATACGACCGAGTCAAATGCCGCCTTCGATCAGGAGATTCTGGCGCCCAAGGTCGCAGAATGGGGTCTCAAGGATGTCCGCGACCTCGAACGCGCCGCCAACACCCACAAGATCGCGCTCAAGCGAATAGTGGACATGCCGGCCAATAACTTCATGCTCCTTTTCGGGCGCGCGTGA